One window of the Melanotaenia boesemani isolate fMelBoe1 chromosome 14, fMelBoe1.pri, whole genome shotgun sequence genome contains the following:
- the ttc4 gene encoding tetratricopeptide repeat protein 4, translating into MASTEVHSDSDDGMDEFMDKFKSQRYKNAFTEKNWEEEFNKVPMFMKTAPEEIDPQKYPELACLQSMIHDEDRPPAEQAKSLKDEGNAFFKEKKYDKAVVSYTAALKKKCGDQELNAVLFTNRAASHFYLGNMRSALNDATAAKKIKPDHLKALIRGAQCCIELRNFSEAIHWCDEGLKAHTTDNKLLELRASADKHKRLAERDARKAKTKEKKLCGEKEALLAAIKDRGIKLFQSAKTHLQGSDSDEEDERSSAAMAQLSLDGLSSQKVTGAQVFLDEQGSLHWPVLFLYPEHQQSDFISAFSEKNCFRDHLTVMFGEELPPWDTDRKYQPQNLKLYFEDEEKETLYQVDTDTSLLKTLQHKRFFVKAGTPSFIVLVHGSSFLKQFLSGKKIHGL; encoded by the exons ATGGCGTCAACAGAGGTACATAGTGACAGTGACGACGGCATGGACGAATTCATGGACAAATTCAAAAGCCAGAGATATAAGAATGCCTTTACGGAGAAAAATTGGGAGGAG GAGTTCAATAAAGTCCCAATGTTTATGAAAACAGCCCCTGAAGAGATTGACCCACAAAAATACCCAGAACTAGCCTGTCTCCAGTCCATGATCCATGATGAAGATCGACCTCCAGCGG AGCAAGCAAAGAGCctgaaagatgaaggaaatgcATTTTTCAAAGAGAAGAAGTACGACAAGGCCGTAGTGTCCTACACAGCAGCTTTAAAGAAGAAATGTGGGGACCAGGAGCTCAACGCTGTTCTCTTCACCAACAGAGCCGCTTCACACTTCTATCTGG GTAATATGCGTTCTGCTCTGAATGATGCCACAGCTGCAAAGAAGATCAAACCAGACCACCTCAAAGCCTTGATCAGAG GTGCTCAGTGCTGCATAGAGCTTCGTAACTTTTCAGAGGCCATCCACTGGTGTGACGAGGGTCTGAAGGCCCACACAACTGACAATAAGCTACTTGAGCTCAGAGCATCTGCAGATAAACACAAA agATTAGCAGAGAGAGATGCCAGGAAGGCTAAGACCAAAGAGAAGAAGTTATGTGGCGAGAAGGAGGCTCTCCTGGCTGCCATAAAG GATCGAGGGATCAAGCTTTTCCAGTCTGCAAAGACTCATCTTCAGGGTTCAGACAGTGACGAAGAGGATGAACGCTCTTCAGCAGCCATGGCACAATTGAGTCTGGATGGCCTGAGCTCTCAGAAAGTCACTGGTGCTCAGGTATTCTTGGATGAGCAGGGCTCTCTGCACTGGCCTGTTCTCTTCCTCTACCCCGAACATCAACAGAGTGATTTCATCTCAGCCTTCTCTGAGAAAAACTG tttcagagACCATCTGACTGTGATGTTTGGAGAAGAGCTTCCACCTTGggacacagacagaaaatacCAGCCACAAAATCTAAAG TTGTACTTTGAAGATGAGGAGAAGGAAACACTCTACCAAGTTGACACAGATACATCATTGTTGAAAACGTTGCAACATAAAAG gTTTTTTGTCAAGGCAGGCACTCCCAGCTTCATCGTGTTGGTGCATGGCTCGTCATTCTTGAAGCAGTTTTTATCGGGAAAGAAAATACATGGATTGTAA